One genomic region from Lineus longissimus chromosome 6, tnLinLong1.2, whole genome shotgun sequence encodes:
- the LOC135489640 gene encoding GLIPR1-like protein 1, which translates to MKIQVFLLLLVVVVGLAKRRKSKNPIPPFDAAKFKEEMINAHRELRNTEPAADMASMTYDDELATWAQKWANRCKWEHGHPSKEKKAIGTSLGQNMWKGGGTNSTSVGSKAAGAWAKEKQNYDFKSGKCEDGKACGHYTQMVWATTTKVGCGYKLCKNKETGYQYRFVVCDYSPAGNYKGKRPYTKA; encoded by the exons ATGAAAATCCAAGTGTTTTTGCTGCTGCTCGTGGTGGTCGTGGGTCTGGCCAAGCGCCGTAAAAGCAAAAATCCCATCCCTCCGTTTGATGCTGCGAAATTCAAGGAGGAAATGATCAATGCTCACAGAGAACTTCGTAATACGGAACCAGCTGCTGACATGGCGAGTATG ACATATGACGACGAGCTTGCTACCTGGGCTCAGAAGTGGGCGAATCGTTGTAAATGGGAGCACGGTCACCCctcaaaagaaaaaaaggccATAGGGACATCTCTCGGTCAAAACATGTGGAAGGGCGGCGGTACTAACTCAACAAGTGTCGGCAGTAAAGCTGCTGGTGCTTGGGCTAAGGAGAAGCAGAACTACGATTTCAAGAGTGGCAAATGTGAAGATGGGAAAGCGTGCGGCCATTATACACAG ATGGTTTGGGCCACGACTACCAAGGTTGGATGCGGCTACAAGTTGTGCAAAAATAAAGAGACCGGCTACCAGTATAGGTTTGTCGTATGTGACTACTCCCCAGC AGGTAACTATAAAGGAAAGCGACCATACACGAAGGCGTAA
- the LOC135489491 gene encoding GLIPR1-like protein 1, translated as MNIQVFLLLVVVVVGLAKAGKAVKATPAFDAVKFKKDMRKYHTRFRKGENAADMKRMKYDDSLASWAQKWTDRCEWTHGHVDGESEAMGTYVGQNMWMSTGTNPARVGKKAVTAWFNEKKNYDLSNDKCDPGTMCGHYTQIVWSKTTKVGCGYKLCRCETGKKGDFACLKESSKPYSWMFVVCDYSPGGNYAGVSPYTKKS; from the exons ATGAATATCCAAGTGTTTTTGTTGCTGGTTGTGGTGGTTGTCGGATTGGCCAAGGCTGGTAAAGCTGTGAAGGCGACCCCAGCATTTGATgctgtgaaatttaaaaaggacATGCGAAAGTATCATACAAGATTTAGAAAAGGTGAAAACGCTGCAGACATGAAGAGAATG AAATATGACGACAGTCTAGCTTCCTGGGCTCAGAAATGGACAGATCGTTGTGAATGGACACATGGCCACGTCGATGGAGAAAGCGAAGCAATGGGGACATATGTCGGCCAAAACATGTGGATGAGTACCGGCACTAACCCAGCGCGTGTCGGCAAGAAAGCTGTTACTGCCTGGTTTAATGAGAAGAAGAATTACGATTTATCAAATGACAAATGTGATCCTGGGACAATGTGCGGCCATTATACACAG ATCGTTTGGTCCAAGACTACCAAGGTTGGTTGTGGCTACAAGCTATGCAGATGTGAGACTGGCAAGAAGGGTGACTTCGCTTGCTTAAAGGAAAGCAGCAAACCTTACTCTTGGATGTTTGTAGTTTGCGACTACTCCCCGGG AGGTAACTACGCGGGAGTTAGTCCGTACACAAAGAAGTCCTAA